One segment of Mugil cephalus isolate CIBA_MC_2020 chromosome 14, CIBA_Mcephalus_1.1, whole genome shotgun sequence DNA contains the following:
- the lgals17 gene encoding galectin 17 gives MKSIPDQHWFFTNTLCLLLGVLVDSSSPSSVSSTVGNQVVLPCRWKPRLGEENRPLCHIQWAHLTDTVFEQQGDRTWQADEFKDRVEVQGEKLRSGDCSLIIKDVQFGDRGQYESFVLVDGERSQKTRVFIESVKLSVFDHKSQQTRQAGDDLVLELHTRHSFRVIFQGRNSSEWSDLWMRGDEDSERVEKHLKRQQLKIKKVTRSDEGTYKVLDEHGLAVSTVQLSVEETSPGLTSQQKMEPVPTDVSSRSCSSALLIFFALVLSSHLL, from the exons ATGAAGTCAATCCCAGACCAACACTG GTTCTTCACCAATACACTGTGTCTCCTGCTTGGCGTCCTAGTTG ACTCCTCTTCCCCGTCCTCCGTCAGCTCCACTGTGGGGAACCAGGTGGTGCTTCCCTGCAGGTGGAAGCCACGCCTGGGGGAGGAGAACCGGCCCCTCTGCCACATCCAGTGGGCTCACCTGACCGACACCGTCTTCGAGCAGCAGGGGGACCGGACGTGGCAGGCGGACGAGTTCAAGGACCGGGTGGAGGTACAGGGGGAGAAGCTCAGGTCCGGAGACTGTTCCCTGATCATCAAGGACGTTCAGTTCGGAGACAGGGGACAATACGAGAGCTTCGTCTTGGTGGACGGAGAGAGGTCCCAAAAAACTCGTGTCTTCATTGAGAGTGTCAAGCTGTCTGTGTTCG acCATAAATCCCAGCAGACCCGACAAGCAGGTGACGACTTGGTTCTGGAGCTTCACACTCGACACTCATTCAGAGTCATCTTCCAGGGCAG GAACTCGTCAGAGTGGTCCGACCTGTGGATGAGGGGCGATGAAGACTCTGAACGTGTGGAGAAACACCTGAAGCGCCAGCAGCTGAAGATCAAGAAGGTGACCCGCTCCGATGAGGGAACCTACAAAGTCCTGGATGAGCACGGCCTGGCTGTCAGCACCGTGCAGCTCTCTGTGGAGG AGACGTCCCCAGGTCTCACATCCCAACAGAAAATGGAACCTGTACCAACAG atgtttcttCCAGAAGTTGCAGCTCAGCTCTTCTCATCTTCTTTGCTCTTGTGTTGAGTTCCCATCTTCTCTGA